The DNA segment TGGCGGCAAAGGTGCGCCGGCTCGTCGACGCCGGGGTGATGACCGCCTCGGCGGGGCAGGTCGCCGCGACCGTGTATGGCCACTGCGGGCCCGCGGTGCTCGACCGTCAGCTCGATCTGTTGCATGCCGGACGAACGATGCTGTGGCGCTAGCTGTTTCGACTGGCGAACACAGCGGACCGTAAGGTTCCGTATCGCTACGAAGTGGATCTGGTGGCTCGCATCGCTTGCCGGGAACTCGACTATGCGGCCGAGCCCGACGGCCTGCCGCTGGACCCTGCCGTCGCGATACGTGAAATTCTCGCCGATACCGTGGCTTTCGAGGCCGAGCCCTATGACTTGTGGTCCGAGATGCCGAGATTCGGCTGGCCGACGGTGGTGGTTTCCGGTGGCCGCGATCTCGTCACGCCGCCGGCGGTGGCGCAGCGGGCGGTGTCGCTGCTGCCGAATGCCGTGCTGGTGACGCTCCCGATGATGGGGCACAGCGCGTTGGACTCTCGTGAGCCCGCCGCCCTGGACATCGCCGCTGGGGCGGTGCGGCGTGGCGAATTTGGCGGGCTTGCCGCCCGGGCGCACAGATTGGACGCGCTGGCGCCGCGTGCGCCACTGCGCTTGCTGTGGAAGGCCGTCGCGGTGGCGGCCGGGGCCGAGGGCGCGCTGCCGGCGATACCCAAGCCGCTGCGCCACGTTCAGCTCCGGATAAACCCGATGGCGGTGTAGTCCAGATCGGCCAGGCCGCGCGCACCGAAATTGGCCAGCGTGCTGCGAACCGCGACGGTGCCTGGAGATTGGGTCAGCGTCAGGCTGAATCCTTCGGCCCAGATGAGCTTGTCGACCTCGTTGGCCAACACGCGGGCCTTGCCGGGATCGAGTTCTTCGAGCGTCTGCTGGATGGCGGCGTCGATCTGGGGGCTGCCGATCTTGCCGAAGTTGCTCTCGCCGTCGGAGGCGTAAATCTGGGTGAGCGCCGACAGCGGAAACGCGTCGCCGACCCAGCCGAACAGCGCGATATCGAAGGCTCCGACGTTGATGTAGTTGCTGAAAAAGCCACTGCCGGACCTGGATTGCAGTTCAAGCTGGACACCGACCTGCGCGAGGCTGTGCTGCGCGATCTGCGCGAATTGCCTGCTGCCCTGCGCGTCGTAGAACAACATCCGCACGACCAGCCGGCGGCCGCCCTTCTCCCGGAATTTGCCGTTGAGCCTCCAGCCCAGGGCGTCCAGTTCCCGCTTCGCCCGGTCCGGGTCGTATGCGACGACGCCGCTGTTGTCCTGATAGCCCTCCTGCCCGGCGACGAAGATGTGGTTGTTCAACGGCGCCGGATCACTGGACAGCCCATACAGGGCCACCTTGGCGATGGTCCGCCGGTCGATTCCCCGGCAGACGGCCAGCCGCAGCGCCGTGTCGGCCAGGATCGACCCCGGTGCGCCGTTGAAGGTGAAGTGGCTCCAGCTGGGGGCCGGCGCCCGCCGGATGGCGATGCCCCTGGTGCGCTCGGCGATGGTGAGCTGGTCCAGCGAGCCGATTCCGGTCGCGTCGATGGTCTTGTTCTGCAGCGCGGGCAGCCGCGCCGCGTCATCGAGTACCAGATAGGTGATGGTGTCCAGGCGCGGGCGGTTCCCCCACCATTTGGGGTTGCGGGTCAACGTGATTCGCTGCGTGGCCCGGTCCAGGGTGGACACGATGAACGGGCCGGCGGACGGGCCCGGCGCGTCCAGTTGGCCCTTGTTGAACACCTCCGGCGTCGCCGTCACGCTGGCGGGCAGCAGCATGCCGTTGCCGGCGAACATGCCGCGCCACTCGGCGTAGGGCTTGGCAAAGGTCACGATGGCTTGCCGGTCGTCGACACCCCGGGTGACCGAGGCGACGCGATCGGCGCCGTTGGGGGACGCGATCTCGAACCGCTTGTCCACGCCACTGGTGGCATGGATTTGGCTGGCGATGTCCCGCCACGTGATCGGCGTACCGTCGGACCAGACCGCCTTGGGATTGATGGTGTAGGTGATGATTTGTGGCGCGGTGCGGGTCAGTTCGACGCTGGTGAAGTAGTCGGTGTTGACCGTCGCGGAGCCGTCCGGCCCGATGACGAACGCGCTGGGCAGGGTGGCTTTCAGCATCCCTGCTACCTCGGCCGAATTTCCGTCGATATGCAGGATGTTGAAGTTGGGTGGGAAATCGCTGAGCGATAGCCGTAGGTTGCCGCCGTCTTGCAGGGTAGCGGGGTCGCGCGGGTTGATATCGCTGGTGGTGCCCAATGTGGTGTTGCCGGCGGGTGCGGGAGTCAGCTGGCCGCCCGCCGAGCACCCGGATACCGCCACAGCGGAGACGAACACCACCGCCGCGACACGGCGGGCCCAGCGCTCCACGAGCCGGCTAGCCACGATTGCTCCGATGGCCCTGCTGGCCACGATGGCCCGGCTCCGGTCGCGGCACCGCGCCCAGCAGTCGCTGGGTGTACTCGTGTTTCGGATTGCCGAACACCTCCTGACTGTCGCCCTGCTCGACAATGGCGCCTTTGAACATCACCGCAACCTGGTGGGCGAGGTGCCTGACCACCGAAAGATCGTGCGACACAAACAGATACGACAAACCGAAGCGATCCTGCAGGTCGAGCAACAGGTTGATGATCCCCGCCTGGATCGAGACGTCCAGTGCCGACACCGGTTCGTCGAGGGCCAAGATCTTGGGCCGCAGCGCCAGCGCCCGCGCGATACCGATGCGCTGTTTCTGCCCACCGGAGAACTCGGCGGGGTAGCGACTGGCGTCGGCGCGGCGCAGTCCCACGATGTCCAGTAGCTCGGCGACCCGCGCGTGCGTGTCGTTTCTGCTGAAGCCGTTGGCTTGCAACGGTTCAGCAATCAGGTCGAAGACTGGCAGGCGAGGATCCAACGACGCCACCGGATCCTGAAAGACAACCTGAATGTCGCGTCGCAACGCTCGCCGGCTCGACGGGGTCAGCGCAGCGACGTCGGCGCCCAGCACTTCGATCGAGCCCGATTGTGGCGCATCCAGTTCCAAGATCTCGTGTAACGTGGTCGACTTGCCCGAGCCGGATTCACCGACGATGCCCAGCGTGTGGCCCTGCCGCAGTTCGAAACTGACGCCGTCCACCGCACGGACTTCACCGATGGCGCGGCGCAGCACCACGCCCTTGGTCAGCGGGTAGGTCTTGACCAGATCACGCACCCGTACGACGACCGGAGAGTCACCGGGTGCCGGCGCGCCGGCCTCGATGTTGACCCCGTAGATGTCGGCGGCGCTGCGCCCGGCGACTTCGCCGGTGCGGATGCAGGCCACCCGGTGATCGGCCGCCACCTCGACCAATTCGGGTTCCGCCACCCGGCATTCATCGATCACCAGCGGGCAGCGCGGCGCGAACGGGCACCCCGGATCCAGGCCCGCCAGCGACGGGGGCGCCCCGGGAATGGGGACCAGCCGGGTGCCCTGCGCGGCATCCAACCGCGGAACCGAACCCAAAAGCCCAACGGTGTAGGGCATCTGGCGATCGTCGTAGAGGCTATCCACGGGGGCCGACTCGACGACCCGGCCGGCATACATCACCAGCGCCCGGTCGGCGAACTCGGCGACCACCCCGAGGTCGTGGGTGATGATCAACACTCCGGCGCCGGTGACGTCGCGCGCCGTCTTGAGCACCTCGAGGATCTGCGCCTGCACGGTGACGTCCAGCGCGGTGGTGGGCTCGTCGCAGATCAACAGGTCCG comes from the Mycobacterium shinjukuense genome and includes:
- a CDS encoding ABC transporter ATP-binding protein, whose translation is MSPLLEVADLAVTFGTDGDPVTAVCGISYRVDPGEVVAMVGESGSGKSAAAMAVVGLLPDYATVSGSVRLRGTELLGLADDAMSRFRGKAIGTVFQDPMSALTPVYTVGDQIAEAIQVHQPRVGKRAARRRAVELLDLVGISQPQRRARAFPHELSGGERQRVVIAIAIANDPDLLICDEPTTALDVTVQAQILEVLKTARDVTGAGVLIITHDLGVVAEFADRALVMYAGRVVESAPVDSLYDDRQMPYTVGLLGSVPRLDAAQGTRLVPIPGAPPSLAGLDPGCPFAPRCPLVIDECRVAEPELVEVAADHRVACIRTGEVAGRSAADIYGVNIEAGAPAPGDSPVVVRVRDLVKTYPLTKGVVLRRAIGEVRAVDGVSFELRQGHTLGIVGESGSGKSTTLHEILELDAPQSGSIEVLGADVAALTPSSRRALRRDIQVVFQDPVASLDPRLPVFDLIAEPLQANGFSRNDTHARVAELLDIVGLRRADASRYPAEFSGGQKQRIGIARALALRPKILALDEPVSALDVSIQAGIINLLLDLQDRFGLSYLFVSHDLSVVRHLAHQVAVMFKGAIVEQGDSQEVFGNPKHEYTQRLLGAVPRPEPGHRGQQGHRSNRG
- a CDS encoding ABC transporter family substrate-binding protein — its product is MERWARRVAAVVFVSAVAVSGCSAGGQLTPAPAGNTTLGTTSDINPRDPATLQDGGNLRLSLSDFPPNFNILHIDGNSAEVAGMLKATLPSAFVIGPDGSATVNTDYFTSVELTRTAPQIITYTINPKAVWSDGTPITWRDIASQIHATSGVDKRFEIASPNGADRVASVTRGVDDRQAIVTFAKPYAEWRGMFAGNGMLLPASVTATPEVFNKGQLDAPGPSAGPFIVSTLDRATQRITLTRNPKWWGNRPRLDTITYLVLDDAARLPALQNKTIDATGIGSLDQLTIAERTRGIAIRRAPAPSWSHFTFNGAPGSILADTALRLAVCRGIDRRTIAKVALYGLSSDPAPLNNHIFVAGQEGYQDNSGVVAYDPDRAKRELDALGWRLNGKFREKGGRRLVVRMLFYDAQGSRQFAQIAQHSLAQVGVQLELQSRSGSGFFSNYINVGAFDIALFGWVGDAFPLSALTQIYASDGESNFGKIGSPQIDAAIQQTLEELDPGKARVLANEVDKLIWAEGFSLTLTQSPGTVAVRSTLANFGARGLADLDYTAIGFIRS